A window of the Ipomoea triloba cultivar NCNSP0323 chromosome 14, ASM357664v1 genome harbors these coding sequences:
- the LOC116005341 gene encoding F-box protein At5g46170-like, whose protein sequence is MWDPTVDSAFDRLPDDVVLHIFETLRDAKSLSVCTAVCKRFHSLAPQTHSLLLSIPASSASHSHRARARHTNPLLVFATKFLIRPFRSLMRFIESKSPFSSATGCTCREASFTAYNYYSPAYILRNFSDIRRLELRLPIQESCVRDGSALKWTAQFGSELQSCVIVGGTSISPIPSNCSRVTEEEEEEEEEEEEEEEEEEEGSGENEELKLRIFWTISCLIAATSRHSLLLEAVNDHGTVGSVTVTDELGQGRLTMNAKQIEQVRRRYKKTKDRTRVPALKIKMWIAEEQELPEAGCVMKGATLVVIRPAEQEEESAGVSEQAEQELELELGQREGTRLFQEAANKLVKLKKSYTLEMNSF, encoded by the coding sequence atgtGGGATCCGACTGTTGATTCGGCGTTTGATCGGTTGCCGGACGACGTCGTGTTGCACATCTTCGAAACATTGCGCGATGCCAAATCCCTGTCGGTGTGCACCGCCGTTTGCAAGCGTTTCCATTCTCTTGCCCCTCAAACGCATTCCCTTCTCTTGTCCATTCCCGCTTCTTCTGCTTCCCATTCCCATAGGGCCAGGGCCAGGCACACTAATCCGCTTCTTGTGTTTGCTACTAAATTCCTGATTCGCCCGTTTCGTTCTCTTATGCGCTTTATCGAATCCAAGTCCCCTTTCTCTTCCGCCACCGGATGTACCTGTCGGGAAGCCTCCTTCACCGCTTACAATTACTATTCGCCGGCTTATATTCTGCGGAATTTCAGTGACATTCGGAGACTGGAGCTCAGGCTTCCGATACAAGAATCCTGCGTCAGAGACGGATCCGCGCTAAAATGGACGGCCCAGTTCGGGAGTGAATTGCAGAGCTGCGTCATCGTAGGAGGAACGTCGATTTCTCCTATTCCAAGTAATTGCAGTCGTGTCaccgaagaagaagaggaagaagaagaagaagaagaagaagaggaggaggaagaggaagagggtTCTGGTGAGAACGAAGAGCTGAAACTGAGGATTTTCTGGACGATCTCGTGCCTGATCGCTGCCACTTCCCGGCACAGCTTGTTACTGGAGGCGGTGAACGATCACGGGACGGTTGGGAGTGTGACGGTGACGGACGAGTTGGGGCAGGGAAGACTAACCATGAACGCCAAGCAAATCGAACAAGTGAGGAGGAGGTATAAGAAGACAAAGGATCGGACGAGAGTGCCGGCGCTGAAGATAAAGATGTGGATTGCGGAGGAGCAGGAGCTGCCAGAGGCAGGATGCGTGATGAAGGGGGCTACGCTGGTGGTGATACGGCCGGCGGAGCAGGAAGAGGAGAGTGCCGGAGTTTCCGAACAGGCGGAACAAGAACTAGAACTAGAACTAGGACAGAGAGAGGGAACAAGGCTATTTCAGGAAGCTGCAAACAAATTGGTTAAGTTGAAAAAGAGTTACACGCTTGAGATGAACTCGTTTTAG